The sequence GACGGCTTAGGCGAGTCCGTCTAACTGATCCTCGAGTTCCTGCAGTTCAGCGAAAGATTCCCGACGATCCGCTTCACGCTTGGCCTTGAAGGCCAGGATGATGTCTCTCTTGAAGCGAGTGTGGGTGCCAACGCTGAAAGAATCTACTTCTCCGTCTCTGGCGAGTTTCAAGAGAGTTGGCCGAGAAACGCCAAGAACGTCGGCGGCAGTATTGCTTGTCAGCTCATCAGGCAGGGTTGCCACGGTAACGCTGCCATTAATTGCCAGAGCACGCAGTGCCTTGTCGATGATCTTAGAGAGTTCAGGAGGGAGTCGACGCACGGAACCGTCGCTCATAACCTCTGCAAAACCGACCAGTCCAGCAGGAGTGGACTCAACTTCATGTCGAACACTCGTGAGGTCCTCAGCGGTGACCAGAACGTCCGTCCGCGTAAGCATTGTGGCGGCCATCGTTCCTCCTTCATCCATTCGTTCTTCTTACCCCCACCCTACATCTTCTTCACTTATAAGTGAAATATGAGTTTGCATCGGGTGCGGGCTGAACATGAGCGCACGCTATGCCCCGCAGGGAAGGCCTTCCGCGTCCGAGTTTGCCAATGCGGGTCTCTTTCACTCTATGGCGGGGTGGAGTGGCAATCAGATGAAGATCACGAGTCTGGGGACTAGGCCGAAGCGGGCAAGTCGCGGATGCGTCGGTAGAGGGTGGCCCGGGACATGCCCAGATCGCGGGCGACCTGCGCGGCCGGCCGGCCGGAATTGACCAGGTGGGCGGCGCTGCGGATCTGGGAGTCGGTGAACGTCCGGGGACGACCGCCTAGGTCCTGGCCGGCCGCCCGACGCTTGGCCACGGAGTCGGTGGTGCGTTCGCGCTTGATCTCCAACTCCATCTGGGCCAGGGCGGCCATCACCGTGAACACCATGGACCCCATCGGCGTGTGGGTGTCGACGTCTCCCCCACCCAGATTTAACACCCGCAACCCGGCCCCTCGCTCTCGGAGCATCTCAGCGAAGGCGAGCAT comes from Citricoccus muralis and encodes:
- a CDS encoding helix-turn-helix domain-containing protein produces the protein MAATMLTRTDVLVTAEDLTSVRHEVESTPAGLVGFAEVMSDGSVRRLPPELSKIIDKALRALAINGSVTVATLPDELTSNTAADVLGVSRPTLLKLARDGEVDSFSVGTHTRFKRDIILAFKAKREADRRESFAELQELEDQLDGLA
- a CDS encoding recombinase family protein, yielding MGKLIGYARVSTRRQDAARQVEDLVAAGVRRDDLYVDHGVSGARASRPKFDKAVAALQGGDTLVITTLDRLGRSTQNMLAFAEMLRERGAGLRVLNLGGGDVDTHTPMGSMVFTVMAALAQMELEIKRERTTDSVAKRRAAGQDLGGRPRTFTDSQIRSAAHLVNSGRPAAQVARDLGMSRATLYRRIRDLPASA